In the Oncorhynchus keta strain PuntledgeMale-10-30-2019 chromosome 29, Oket_V2, whole genome shotgun sequence genome, one interval contains:
- the LOC118362609 gene encoding exocyst complex component 3-like protein 4 isoform X2, translating into MASGDQMAEIGEPGDMEEVNEAQGLEDGPSLKSTMERNGKTQPDGPVKEKKLGMIKQFRESMKRVGERSPLASNSKGSKDRPYSDQGGDSIDPEVTSLTHQLPPTHSPSLSAGSPVASPLKSPGEFFQRKEGEESAEDSPPSQKKHSRTHSDPSTIGDSLLKKGASIRRSFRLAGNKKDRTVKQEQLQSVTEITVEEKRAGEESVEIKESYILPEIPLTPLSVMQINELIKTEVLEEAHLNLLSLRQEFQRERDECTEEASPMELAKKEKDLSILYRAMQEKVKEIVRNSNSLPSLNKELLMHVARVIQEEEKREAEPGGVVGPGDWRGAWREAVSEGVEATLKRVPLDRPEQNASWLAIHLGLLGKAILKDLEKVKRELQGSYPPSFNVFSTYMRCYHGAVSQHLNTLQQQVTDLKDYYALLDWIINRYESENIMSSPSLRPEMEAEKTGLSLEEGFLDQLKGKYCMRAKEDMRASLDKILELENEDIWIKKQAPETDDEHFLNSDIHMDIWTNVKSNAVNSKRIDVNLEMRVVCSCLEELQQFPKRFETKLRYCCNSVENPSLWADYQITYINSFTALMEHMEGYRESCPTQVDHLSREVDGLVHRLVQSLEDQFKNDVRPYLRRMMTRKWLSTDEDFQQLYRRTEKLTHRCSQMRPPYVQTFLSCLHYYVVKEYVSQLMKNNYSCKNRKHDKAATKMRAQWDKLKDLFEEMTTHDWLHPVGDHLSNIIGETNKRDIKKHLKLLVADYPDISKKHLSAVLYFRGLMRGRERQVILQRLTELKRELGTAGNIGDNRRALFSDMQVTVTNTDCLADIPLFCFLLPDS; encoded by the exons ATGGCAAGCGGTGATCAGATGGCAGAGATTGGGGAACCTGGGGACATGGAGGAGGTCAATGAAGCTCAGGGTCTAGAGGACGGCCCCTCCCTCAAATCCACCATGGAGAGGAATGGGAAGACCCAACCCGACGGCCCGGTGAAGGAGAAGAAACTGGGGATGATAAAGCAATTCAGGGAGAGCATGAAGCGGGTTGGAGAGAGGAGTCCTCTGGCCTCAAACAGCAAAGGGTCAAAGGACAGACCCTATTCAGACCAGGGGGGGGACAGTATTGACCCTGAAGTGACATCTCTGACCCATCAGCTGCCGCCCACTCACTCACCAA gtttgaGTGCTGGGTCTCCTGTGGCCTCTCCCCTGAAGAGTCCAGGTGAGTTTTTtcaaaggaaggagggagaagagagtgcAGAAGATTCACCACCATCGCAGAAAAAACACTCCAGAACACACTCAG ACCCATCAACCATTGGGGATTCTCTTCTGAAGAAGGGGGCTTCCATTCGACGGAGTTTTCGACTTGCGGGGAATAAAAAGGACAGGACCGTCAAACAGGAGCAGCTCCAGTCTGTCACTGAGAtcacagtggaggagaagagagcggGGGAGGAGAGCGTAGAGATCAAAGAGTCATACATACTCCCAGAGATACCCCTCACACCCCTCTCAG TGATGCAGATCAACGAGCTGATTAAGACTGAGGTGCTGGAGGAGGCCCACCTGAACCTCCTCTCCCTACGCCAGGAGTTCCAGCGGGAGAGGGATGAGTGCACGGAGGAGGCCTCCCCCATGGAGCTGGCAAAGAAGGAGAAGGACCTGAGCATCCTTTACAGAGCCATGCAGGAAAAGGTGAAGGAGATAGTGCGCAACTCCAACAGCCTTCCCTCCCTCAACAAGGAGCTCCTGATGCATGTGGCCCGCGTCatccaggaggaggagaagagggaggcagAGCCTGGGGGCGTGGTTGGGCCAGGGGACTGGCGGGGTGCCTGGAGGGAGGCTGTGAGCGAGGGGGTCGAGGCAACGTTGAAGAGAGTTCCTCTGGACAGGCCCGAGCAGAATGCCTCCTGGCTGGCTATCCACCTGGGTCTGCTGGGCAAGGCCATCTTAAAAGACTTGGAGAAGGTGAAGAGAGAGCTGCAGGGCTCTTACCCACCCAGCTTCAACGTGTTCAGCACCTACATGAGATGTTACCATGGTGCTGTCAGCCAGCACCTGAACACGCTTCAGCAGCAGGTGACAGATCTGAAGGACTACTACGCCCTGCTGGACTGGATCATCAATCGCTATGAGAG TGAGAATATAATGAGCAGTCCTTCATTGAGACCAGAGATGGAGGCTGAGAAAACAGGCCTCTCACTGGAGGAGGGCTTCCTGGACCAGCTCAAGGGGAAGTACTGCATGCGGGCTAAG GAGGACATGCGAGCTTCGCTGGATAAAATATTAGAGCTTGAAAATGAGGACATTTGGATAAAGAAACAGGCACCAGAGACCGATGATGAACACTTCTTGAACTCTGACATACACATGGATATTTGGACG AATGTTAAGAGCAATGCTGTTAACTCCAAGAGGATTGATGTGAACCTGGAAATGAGAGTAGTCTGTTCCTGCCTAGAAGAGTTACAGCAGTTTCCCAAACG ATTTGAGACTAAATTAAGGTACTGCTGTAACAGTGTGGAAAACCCTTCACTTTGGGCTGACTATCAGATAACCTACATCAACAGCTTTACAGCTCTTAT gGAGCATATGGAGGGCTACAGGGAGAGCTGCCCAACACAGGTGGACCATCTCAGCAGAGAGGTGGATGGCCTGGTCCATAGACTGGTCCAGAGCCTGGAGGACCAGTTTAAAAATGATGTCAGG CCCTACCTCAGGAGAATGATGACGAGGAAGTGGCTCTCCACAGATGAGGACTTCCAACAGCtgtatagaaggacagagaagcTGACCCATCGCTGTTCACAAATGAGACCTCCATATGTACAG ACCTTTTTGAGCTGCTTGCACTACTACGTGGTGAAAGAGTATGTCTCCCAGCTGATGAAAAACAACTACTCCTGTAAGAACAGGAAGCATGACAAAGCCGCCACCAAGATGAGGGCGCAGTGGGATAAACTCAAGGATCTTTTTGAGGAAATG ACAACCCATGACTGGCTCCACCCAGTAGGAGACCACCTGAGTAACATCATTGGGGAAACAAACAAGAGGGACATAAAGAAGCACCTGAAACTTTTAGTTGCTGACTACCCAGACATCAG TAAGAAGCACCTGTCGGCTGTGCTGTACTTCAGGGGCTTGATGCggggcagggagagacaggtgaTCCTGCAGCGTCTCACTGAGCTGAAGAGGGAACTGGGAACCGCAGGGAACATTGGAGATAATAGAAGAGCCCTCTTCAGTGATATGCAGGTCACTGTCACCAATACAGACTGTCTGGCTGACATTCCGTTATTCTGCTTCCTCCTCCCAGACAGCTAA
- the LOC118362609 gene encoding exocyst complex component 3-like protein 4 isoform X3 has product MASGDQMAEIGEPGDMEEVNEAQGLEDGPSLKSTMERNGKTQPDGPVKEKKLGMIKQFRESMKRVGERSPLASNSKGSKDRPYSDQGGDSIDPEVTSLTHQLPPTHSPSLSAGSPVGSPLKSPVGFFQIKEGGEIAEDSPSSQKKHSRTHSDPSTIGDSLLKKGASIRRSFRLAGNKKDRTVKQEQLQSVTEITVEEKRAGEESVEIKESYILPEIPLTPLSVMQINELIKTEVLEEAHLNLLSLRQEFQRERDECTEEASPMELAKKEKDLSILYRAMQEKVKEIVRNSNSLPSLNKELLMHVARVIQEEEKREAEPGGVVGPGDWRGAWREAVSEGVEATLKRVPLDRPEQNASWLAIHLGLLGKAILKDLEKVKRELQGSYPPSFNVFSTYMRCYHGAVSQHLNTLQQQVTDLKDYYALLDWIINRYESENIMSSPSLRPEMEAEKTGLSLEEGFLDQLKGKYCMRAKEDMRASLDKILELENEDIWIKKQAPETDDEHFLNSDIHMDIWTNVKSNAVNSKRIDVNLEMRVVCSCLEELQQFPKRFETKLRYCCNSVENPSLWADYQITYINSFTALMEHMEGYRESCPTQVDHLSREVDGLVHRLVQSLEDQFKNDVRPYLRRMMTRKWLSTDEDFQQLYRRTEKLTHRCSQMRPPYVQTFLSCLHYYVVKEYVSQLMKNNYSCKNRKHDKAATKMRAQWDKLKDLFEEMTTHDWLHPVGDHLSNIIGETNKRDIKKHLKLLVADYPDISKKHLSAVLYFRGLMRGRERQVILQRLTELKRELGTAGNIGDNRRALFSDMQVTVTNTDCLADIPLFCFLLPDS; this is encoded by the exons ATGGCAAGCGGTGATCAGATGGCAGAGATTGGGGAACCTGGGGACATGGAGGAGGTCAATGAAGCTCAGGGTCTAGAGGACGGCCCCTCCCTCAAATCCACCATGGAGAGGAATGGGAAGACCCAACCCGACGGCCCGGTGAAGGAGAAGAAACTGGGGATGATAAAGCAATTCAGGGAGAGCATGAAGCGGGTTGGAGAGAGGAGTCCTCTGGCCTCAAACAGCAAAGGGTCAAAGGACAGACCCTATTCAGACCAGGGGGGGGACAGTATTGACCCTGAAGTGACATCTCTGACCCATCAGCTGCCGCCCACTCACTCACCAA gtTTGAGTGCTGGGTCTCCTGTGGGCTCTCCCCTGAAGAGTCCGGTTGGGTTCTTCCAaataaaggagggaggagagattgCAGAAGAttcaccatcatcccagaaaaaACACTCCAGAACACACTCAG ACCCATCAACCATTGGGGATTCTCTTCTGAAGAAGGGGGCTTCCATTCGACGGAGTTTTCGACTTGCGGGGAATAAAAAGGACAGGACCGTCAAACAGGAGCAGCTCCAGTCTGTCACTGAGAtcacagtggaggagaagagagcggGGGAGGAGAGCGTAGAGATCAAAGAGTCATACATACTCCCAGAGATACCCCTCACACCCCTCTCAG TGATGCAGATCAACGAGCTGATTAAGACTGAGGTGCTGGAGGAGGCCCACCTGAACCTCCTCTCCCTACGCCAGGAGTTCCAGCGGGAGAGGGATGAGTGCACGGAGGAGGCCTCCCCCATGGAGCTGGCAAAGAAGGAGAAGGACCTGAGCATCCTTTACAGAGCCATGCAGGAAAAGGTGAAGGAGATAGTGCGCAACTCCAACAGCCTTCCCTCCCTCAACAAGGAGCTCCTGATGCATGTGGCCCGCGTCatccaggaggaggagaagagggaggcagAGCCTGGGGGCGTGGTTGGGCCAGGGGACTGGCGGGGTGCCTGGAGGGAGGCTGTGAGCGAGGGGGTCGAGGCAACGTTGAAGAGAGTTCCTCTGGACAGGCCCGAGCAGAATGCCTCCTGGCTGGCTATCCACCTGGGTCTGCTGGGCAAGGCCATCTTAAAAGACTTGGAGAAGGTGAAGAGAGAGCTGCAGGGCTCTTACCCACCCAGCTTCAACGTGTTCAGCACCTACATGAGATGTTACCATGGTGCTGTCAGCCAGCACCTGAACACGCTTCAGCAGCAGGTGACAGATCTGAAGGACTACTACGCCCTGCTGGACTGGATCATCAATCGCTATGAGAG TGAGAATATAATGAGCAGTCCTTCATTGAGACCAGAGATGGAGGCTGAGAAAACAGGCCTCTCACTGGAGGAGGGCTTCCTGGACCAGCTCAAGGGGAAGTACTGCATGCGGGCTAAG GAGGACATGCGAGCTTCGCTGGATAAAATATTAGAGCTTGAAAATGAGGACATTTGGATAAAGAAACAGGCACCAGAGACCGATGATGAACACTTCTTGAACTCTGACATACACATGGATATTTGGACG AATGTTAAGAGCAATGCTGTTAACTCCAAGAGGATTGATGTGAACCTGGAAATGAGAGTAGTCTGTTCCTGCCTAGAAGAGTTACAGCAGTTTCCCAAACG ATTTGAGACTAAATTAAGGTACTGCTGTAACAGTGTGGAAAACCCTTCACTTTGGGCTGACTATCAGATAACCTACATCAACAGCTTTACAGCTCTTAT gGAGCATATGGAGGGCTACAGGGAGAGCTGCCCAACACAGGTGGACCATCTCAGCAGAGAGGTGGATGGCCTGGTCCATAGACTGGTCCAGAGCCTGGAGGACCAGTTTAAAAATGATGTCAGG CCCTACCTCAGGAGAATGATGACGAGGAAGTGGCTCTCCACAGATGAGGACTTCCAACAGCtgtatagaaggacagagaagcTGACCCATCGCTGTTCACAAATGAGACCTCCATATGTACAG ACCTTTTTGAGCTGCTTGCACTACTACGTGGTGAAAGAGTATGTCTCCCAGCTGATGAAAAACAACTACTCCTGTAAGAACAGGAAGCATGACAAAGCCGCCACCAAGATGAGGGCGCAGTGGGATAAACTCAAGGATCTTTTTGAGGAAATG ACAACCCATGACTGGCTCCACCCAGTAGGAGACCACCTGAGTAACATCATTGGGGAAACAAACAAGAGGGACATAAAGAAGCACCTGAAACTTTTAGTTGCTGACTACCCAGACATCAG TAAGAAGCACCTGTCGGCTGTGCTGTACTTCAGGGGCTTGATGCggggcagggagagacaggtgaTCCTGCAGCGTCTCACTGAGCTGAAGAGGGAACTGGGAACCGCAGGGAACATTGGAGATAATAGAAGAGCCCTCTTCAGTGATATGCAGGTCACTGTCACCAATACAGACTGTCTGGCTGACATTCCGTTATTCTGCTTCCTCCTCCCAGACAGCTAA
- the LOC118362609 gene encoding exocyst complex component 3-like protein 4 isoform X1 encodes MASGDQMAEIGEPGDMEEVNEAQGLEDGPSLKSTMERNGKTQPDGPVKEKKLGMIKQFRESMKRVGERSPLASNSKGSKDRPYSDQGGDSIDPEVTSLTHQLPPTHSPSLSAGSPVASPLKSPGEFFQRKEGEESAEDSPPSQKKHSRTHSDPSTIGDSLLKKGASIRRSLRLAGNKKDKTLKQEPLQSVTEITVEEKREKKKEEINESYILPEIPLIPPSGLSAGSPVGSPLKSPVGFFQIKEGGEIAEDSPSSQKKHSRTHSDPSTIGDSLLKKGASIRRSFRLAGNKKDRTVKQEQLQSVTEITVEEKRAGEESVEIKESYILPEIPLTPLSVMQINELIKTEVLEEAHLNLLSLRQEFQRERDECTEEASPMELAKKEKDLSILYRAMQEKVKEIVRNSNSLPSLNKELLMHVARVIQEEEKREAEPGGVVGPGDWRGAWREAVSEGVEATLKRVPLDRPEQNASWLAIHLGLLGKAILKDLEKVKRELQGSYPPSFNVFSTYMRCYHGAVSQHLNTLQQQVTDLKDYYALLDWIINRYESENIMSSPSLRPEMEAEKTGLSLEEGFLDQLKGKYCMRAKEDMRASLDKILELENEDIWIKKQAPETDDEHFLNSDIHMDIWTNVKSNAVNSKRIDVNLEMRVVCSCLEELQQFPKRFETKLRYCCNSVENPSLWADYQITYINSFTALMEHMEGYRESCPTQVDHLSREVDGLVHRLVQSLEDQFKNDVRPYLRRMMTRKWLSTDEDFQQLYRRTEKLTHRCSQMRPPYVQTFLSCLHYYVVKEYVSQLMKNNYSCKNRKHDKAATKMRAQWDKLKDLFEEMTTHDWLHPVGDHLSNIIGETNKRDIKKHLKLLVADYPDISKKHLSAVLYFRGLMRGRERQVILQRLTELKRELGTAGNIGDNRRALFSDMQVTVTNTDCLADIPLFCFLLPDS; translated from the exons ATGGCAAGCGGTGATCAGATGGCAGAGATTGGGGAACCTGGGGACATGGAGGAGGTCAATGAAGCTCAGGGTCTAGAGGACGGCCCCTCCCTCAAATCCACCATGGAGAGGAATGGGAAGACCCAACCCGACGGCCCGGTGAAGGAGAAGAAACTGGGGATGATAAAGCAATTCAGGGAGAGCATGAAGCGGGTTGGAGAGAGGAGTCCTCTGGCCTCAAACAGCAAAGGGTCAAAGGACAGACCCTATTCAGACCAGGGGGGGGACAGTATTGACCCTGAAGTGACATCTCTGACCCATCAGCTGCCGCCCACTCACTCACCAA gtttgaGTGCTGGGTCTCCTGTGGCCTCTCCCCTGAAGAGTCCAGGTGAGTTTTTtcaaaggaaggagggagaagagagtgcAGAAGATTCACCACCATCGCAGAAAAAACACTCCAGAACACACTCAG ACCCATCAACCATTGGGGACTCTCTTCTGAAGAAGGGGGCTTCCATTCGACGGAGTTTGCGACTTGCGGGGAATAAGAAGGACAAGACCCTCAAACAGGAGCCGCTCCAGTCTGTCACTGAGAtcacagtggaggagaagagggagaagaagaaagaagagatcAATGAGTCATACATACTCCCAGAGATacccctcataccaccctcag gtTTGAGTGCTGGGTCTCCTGTGGGCTCTCCCCTGAAGAGTCCGGTTGGGTTCTTCCAaataaaggagggaggagagattgCAGAAGAttcaccatcatcccagaaaaaACACTCCAGAACACACTCAG ACCCATCAACCATTGGGGATTCTCTTCTGAAGAAGGGGGCTTCCATTCGACGGAGTTTTCGACTTGCGGGGAATAAAAAGGACAGGACCGTCAAACAGGAGCAGCTCCAGTCTGTCACTGAGAtcacagtggaggagaagagagcggGGGAGGAGAGCGTAGAGATCAAAGAGTCATACATACTCCCAGAGATACCCCTCACACCCCTCTCAG TGATGCAGATCAACGAGCTGATTAAGACTGAGGTGCTGGAGGAGGCCCACCTGAACCTCCTCTCCCTACGCCAGGAGTTCCAGCGGGAGAGGGATGAGTGCACGGAGGAGGCCTCCCCCATGGAGCTGGCAAAGAAGGAGAAGGACCTGAGCATCCTTTACAGAGCCATGCAGGAAAAGGTGAAGGAGATAGTGCGCAACTCCAACAGCCTTCCCTCCCTCAACAAGGAGCTCCTGATGCATGTGGCCCGCGTCatccaggaggaggagaagagggaggcagAGCCTGGGGGCGTGGTTGGGCCAGGGGACTGGCGGGGTGCCTGGAGGGAGGCTGTGAGCGAGGGGGTCGAGGCAACGTTGAAGAGAGTTCCTCTGGACAGGCCCGAGCAGAATGCCTCCTGGCTGGCTATCCACCTGGGTCTGCTGGGCAAGGCCATCTTAAAAGACTTGGAGAAGGTGAAGAGAGAGCTGCAGGGCTCTTACCCACCCAGCTTCAACGTGTTCAGCACCTACATGAGATGTTACCATGGTGCTGTCAGCCAGCACCTGAACACGCTTCAGCAGCAGGTGACAGATCTGAAGGACTACTACGCCCTGCTGGACTGGATCATCAATCGCTATGAGAG TGAGAATATAATGAGCAGTCCTTCATTGAGACCAGAGATGGAGGCTGAGAAAACAGGCCTCTCACTGGAGGAGGGCTTCCTGGACCAGCTCAAGGGGAAGTACTGCATGCGGGCTAAG GAGGACATGCGAGCTTCGCTGGATAAAATATTAGAGCTTGAAAATGAGGACATTTGGATAAAGAAACAGGCACCAGAGACCGATGATGAACACTTCTTGAACTCTGACATACACATGGATATTTGGACG AATGTTAAGAGCAATGCTGTTAACTCCAAGAGGATTGATGTGAACCTGGAAATGAGAGTAGTCTGTTCCTGCCTAGAAGAGTTACAGCAGTTTCCCAAACG ATTTGAGACTAAATTAAGGTACTGCTGTAACAGTGTGGAAAACCCTTCACTTTGGGCTGACTATCAGATAACCTACATCAACAGCTTTACAGCTCTTAT gGAGCATATGGAGGGCTACAGGGAGAGCTGCCCAACACAGGTGGACCATCTCAGCAGAGAGGTGGATGGCCTGGTCCATAGACTGGTCCAGAGCCTGGAGGACCAGTTTAAAAATGATGTCAGG CCCTACCTCAGGAGAATGATGACGAGGAAGTGGCTCTCCACAGATGAGGACTTCCAACAGCtgtatagaaggacagagaagcTGACCCATCGCTGTTCACAAATGAGACCTCCATATGTACAG ACCTTTTTGAGCTGCTTGCACTACTACGTGGTGAAAGAGTATGTCTCCCAGCTGATGAAAAACAACTACTCCTGTAAGAACAGGAAGCATGACAAAGCCGCCACCAAGATGAGGGCGCAGTGGGATAAACTCAAGGATCTTTTTGAGGAAATG ACAACCCATGACTGGCTCCACCCAGTAGGAGACCACCTGAGTAACATCATTGGGGAAACAAACAAGAGGGACATAAAGAAGCACCTGAAACTTTTAGTTGCTGACTACCCAGACATCAG TAAGAAGCACCTGTCGGCTGTGCTGTACTTCAGGGGCTTGATGCggggcagggagagacaggtgaTCCTGCAGCGTCTCACTGAGCTGAAGAGGGAACTGGGAACCGCAGGGAACATTGGAGATAATAGAAGAGCCCTCTTCAGTGATATGCAGGTCACTGTCACCAATACAGACTGTCTGGCTGACATTCCGTTATTCTGCTTCCTCCTCCCAGACAGCTAA